In Pectinophora gossypiella chromosome 5, ilPecGoss1.1, whole genome shotgun sequence, a genomic segment contains:
- the LOC126366658 gene encoding dual specificity protein phosphatase 14, with translation MKVLVKDEVCVGGNEPTVEVESKLTKEELNRGCPLGVSRVTNQLFVCGAHALPGAVKALRPGLVVNAAPELPPPPEDYVPRHYVPLLDTPNSDMHPFMERVADLINEVVTRGEIVLVHCVAGVSRSVTLCLAYLVKWQKMTLGDAYHHMKQRRPQIRPNTGFFKQLIKYEERLFGEASVKMVYCEAIDKEIPDVYEPDYRGMMWFRQRYGPIEKS, from the exons ATGAAGGTTCTAGTTAAGGATGAAGTTTGTGTTGGTGGGAATGAGCCGACGGTGGAAGTGGAGTCTAAATTAACCAAGGAGGAACTGAATAG AGGCTGTCCCCTTGGAGTATCCCGGGTAACAAACCAGCTGTTCGTATGCGGCGCACACGCACTCCCCGGGGCCGTGAAGGCGCTCCGCCCCGGCCTGGTGGTCAACGCAGCGCCGGAGCTTCCACCCCCACCTGAGGACTACGTCCCCAGAcactacgtcccactgctcgaTACCCCCAATTCGGATATGCATCCCTTTATGGAACGCGTTGCTGACCTTATCAATGAG GTGGTCACAAGAGGAGAGATAGTACTGGTACACTGCGTGGCTGGCGTGTCGAGGTCAGTGACCCTCTGTCTGGCGTACCTGGTCAAATGGCAGAAGATGACCCTCGGAGACGCCTATCACCACATGAAACAGCGACG ACCGCAAATCCGACCGAACACTGGCTTCTTCAAACAGCTGATCAAGTATGAGGAGAGATTATTTGGTGAAGCGTCAGTCAAGATGGTGTACTGTGAGGCGATAGACAAGGAGATCCCCGACGTGTACGAACCTGACTACAGAGGCATGATGTGGTTCAGACAGAGATACGGACCCATTGAGAAGAGCTGA